One Clavelina lepadiformis chromosome 1, kaClaLepa1.1, whole genome shotgun sequence genomic region harbors:
- the LOC143446228 gene encoding carnitine O-palmitoyltransferase 1, liver isoform-like isoform X1, whose translation MAEAHAAVAFSFSVTQEGLNVHISHDALKGVYLSGIRSWRKRFVRFLNRFASGVFPAKFWSLGLLTLILLSGALLGYDVTCGFNAKIHDAFFTSQSFLTWMCSYTITCTLIWLAGVLLIRYLLKLLLSYHGFMFEPHGKISMSTKLWAVCTKILGGSNPQLYSYQASLPRLPVPAIKDTINRYLRSVRPLLCDADYDQMVKLSDEFSVTMASRLQRYLVLKSWWATNYVSDWWEQYVYLAGRGPIMVNSNYYGMDLLYHQPTSKQTSRAASFVHALFAFRSTLDKENIKPIKVNGVVPLCSAQYERIFNTCRLPGVDNDTLHHWMDARHIAVLHQGRWFKVMCYKNGQLLGPKELEEVFETILNNKSAPSPGEENLAALTAGDRIPWAQARNQHFSNGVNKKSLHAIEKSAFVVVLDDEEHNLSEEDCTGLSNYGRSLLHGNCNNRWFDKSFNIVFFANGRLGLNAEHSWADAPIMSHVVEQALGFEYMHLSYDSDGKVSGVATVRPVPPQRLAWSISDECQEVINTSLALARNLADDVHLNVRAFKHFGKGLVKTFKMSPDAFIQAALQLAHLRDKGHFALTYEASMTRLFREGRTETVRSCTSEMVAFARSMEDPNSTDEERHTLLRKAADFHVSQYKEAMIGKGVDRHLFCLYVVSKYLKLESPFLQKVLTEPWRLSTSQTPHQQEMAIDLKKFPRFLSGGGGFGPVADDGYGVSYIICHENLIMFHISSKSSSSETNSDRFGDNIERAMLDMKDLCEKMKGKAKR comes from the exons atgGCAGAAGCTCATGCTGCtgttgcattttcattttctgttACACAAGAAGGATTAAACGTTCAT ATCTCCCATGATGCTCTGAAAGGTGTCTATTTATCAGGTATTCGTTCCTGGAGAAAACGCTTTGTTAGATTTTTG AATCGTTTCGCAAGTGGTgtttttccagcaaaattttgGAGCCTTGGTCTTctaactttaattttattaagtGGTGCCCTTCTTGGTTATGATGTGACATGTGGCTTTAATGCAAAAATTCACGATGCATTTTTTACATC ACAATCATTTTTAACCTGGATGTGTTCGTATACAATTACTTGCACGCTTATATGGCTTGCTGGAGTCTTGCTCATACGTTACCTACTTAAGCTACTTCTTTCCTACCATGGATTTATGTTTGAACCTCATGGAAAAATATCTATGTCAACGAAATTATGGGCA GTTTGCACAAAAATTCTGGGAGGATCAAACCCTCAATTGTACAGTTACCAAGCCTCTTTGCCTCGCCTGCCAGTACCTGCCATAAAAGATACCATAAACAGATATCTTCGAAGTGTACGACCTCTTCTGTGTGACGCTGATTATGATCAAATGGTCAAGCTCTCAGATGAATTTTCGGTAACAATGGCTTCTCGTCTTCAACGAtatcttgttttaaagtcctGGTGGGCCACAAACTACGTGTCAGATTG GTGGGAGCAATACGTTTATTTAGCTGGACGTGGGCCCATAATGGTTAACTCCAACTATTATGGCATGGACCTGCTTTACCACCAGCCTACGTCGAAACAAACTTCTCGTGCTGCGAGCTTTGTCCACGCACTTTTTGCTTTTAGAAGCACGTTGGATAAGGAAAACATCAAGCCG ATAAAGGTCAACGGCGTGGTACCACTATGCAGCGCTCAGTATGAGCGGATTTTCAACACTTGTCGATTGCCTGGCGTTGACAATG ACACACTTCATCATTGGATGGATGCTCGTCACATCGCAGTGCTGCACCAAGGTCGCTGGTTTAAAGTGATGTGTTACAAGAATGGACAACTGCTTGGCCCGAAAGAACTcgaagaagtttttgaaacCATTCTCAACAACAAATCTGCGCCTTCGCCCGGTGAGGAAAATCTCGCGGCTTTGACAGCCGGAGATAGGATCCCATGGGCTCAG GCCCGCAaccaacatttttcaaacgGTGTGAACAAAAAGTCGCTCCATGCCATTGAAAAGTCggcttttgttgttgttttggatGACGAAGAGCATAACCTAAGTGAAGAGGACTGCACTGGTTTGTCAAACTACGGACGTTCATTGTTACATGGAAACTGCAACAACAG atgGTTTGACAAATCTTTCAACATAGTCTTCTTTGCAAACGGCCGTTTGGGTCTTAACGCTGAACATTCGTGGGCTGATGCGCCTATCATGAGCCATGTGGTAGAACAGGCACTCGGGTTTGAATATATGCACCTCTCTTACGACAGTGATGGAAAAGTTAGCGGTGTTGCAACTGTCCGCCCTGTTCCACCTCAGCGGCTGGCATGGTCAATTTCTGATGAG TGTCAAGAGGTGATCAACACGAGTTTGGCTTTGGCTCGCAACCTTGCTGACGATGTGCACCTCAACGTTAGAGCCTTTAAACACTTCGGTAAAGGACTGGTTAAAACATTCAAAATGTCCCCGGATGCTTTCATACAGGCAGCGCTACAACTTGCACATCTCAGG GACAAAGGGCATTTCGCTCTGACGTACGAAGCATCGATGACCAGACTATTCCGAGAAGGACGCACTGAAACTGTACGATCATGCACCAGCGAAATGGTTGCTTTTGCGAGGTCAATGGAGGATCCCAATTCCACG GACGAAGAACGTCACACATTGCTCAGAAAAGCAGCCGACTTTCACGTGAGCCAGTACAAGGAGGCGATGATAGGGAAGGGTGTTGACCGGCACTTGTTTTGCTTGTATGTTGTCTCTAAGTACCTTAAACTTGAGTCACCTTTCCTGCAAAAG GTTTTAACCGAGCCTTGGCGTCTTTCTACGTCACAAACTCCACATCAGCAGGAAATGGCTATCGACTTGAAGAAGTTTCCTCGCTTTTTGTCGGGCGGTGGAGGCTTCGGCCCG GTGGCTGATGACGGTTATGGTGTTTCCTACATCATCTGCCATGAAAACCTCATCATGTTCCATATTTCTAGTAAATCTTCCTCTTCGGAAACG AATTCTGATCGATTTGGAGACAACATTGAAAGAGCAATGTTGGATATGAAAGACTTATGTGAGAAGATGAAAGGAAAAGCTAAACGCTAA
- the LOC143446245 gene encoding tryptophan 5-hydroxylase 1-like, producing the protein MDSDLKPATEQNKRRISHVTSLDDVFSDNRIKTDEKMYFPSTALVQFSFQNKQKSISALLPMLKKENIKVLDIYKKDQSGKFCIQFNSCYENATKEVVDELRQHAGVANVCASYEPFDESRIWFPQTHSDLDKCGRNVLMYGTELDADHPGFKDGVYRERRNFFTEIALNYKHGYPIPRVDYTPEETETWGKVYKKLSEMYPTYACKQYLQNLPLLSLYCGYSENNVPQLEDVSKFLCEKTGFRMRPVAGFLSPRDFLAGLAFRVFNCTQYMRHSSDPFYTPEPDVCHELLGHVPLLADAEFAQFSQEIGLASLGASDEDISKLAACYLYTVEFGLCKENGDLKAYGAGLLSSISELKHALTTPEKVVKFDPYKASVQEFYVTTYQPVYFVSESFEEAKQKMRDFVKNIKRPFFVQYDPVTSSVRVVDNLSSVQSAVQQLSRDVVFIMDILQEMQHTSNALSQFENLRNIKY; encoded by the exons ATGGATTCCGATCTAAAGCCTGCAACTGAGCAGAATAAACGAAGAATTAGTCACGTAACTTCGTTGGATGATGTGTTCTCGGATAATCGCATTAAAACTGACGAG AAAATGTATTTTCCATCGACTGCCTTGGTACAATTTTCGTTtcagaataaacaaaaatccaTTTCTGCGCTACTACCAATGCTCAAG aaagaaaatattaaagtcTTGGACATATATAAAAAAGATCAAAGTGGAAAATTCTGTATCCAATTTAATAGCTGCTATGAAAATGCAACGAAAGAAGTCGTTGACGAATTGAGACAACATGCTGGTGTTGCTAATGTGTGCGCATCATATG AACCTTTTGACGAAAGTCGTATATGGTTTCCTCAAACGCATTCCGACTTGGACAAATGTGGAAGAAATGTTTTGATGTATGGAACAGAACTTGATGCTGATCACCCC GGATTTAAAGATGGAGTCTATCGAGAAAGACGAAACTTTTTCACAgaaattgctttaaattacAAACA TGGCTACCCCATACCAAGAGTGGATTACACACCAGAGGAAACTGAGACGTG GGGTAAAGTGTACAAGAAACTATCAGAAATGTACCCGACATATGCATGTAAGCAATACTTGCAGAACTTACCTTTGCTCTCTCTGTATTGTGGATACTCCGAAAATAACGTTCCGCAG CTTGAAGATGTATCAAAGTTTCTGTGTGAAAAGACTGGATTCCGAATGAGACCTGTAGCGGGATTTCTAAGCCCACGAGATTTTCTTGCTGGACTTGCATTTCGTGTTTTCAATTGTACGCAATATATGCG CCACAGCAGTGATCCATTTTATACGCCTGAGCCTGACGTCTGTCACGAACTATTAGGACACGTACCGCTTCTTGCGGATGCTGAGTTTGCTCAGTTTAGCCAAGAAATCGGTCTTGCTTCACTTGGTGCGTCAGACGAGGACATATCCAAATTAGCGGCT tgttATCTTTATACTGTGGAATTCGGACTTTGCAAGGAAAACGGTGATTTGAAGGCTTATGGAGCGGGGTTGCTTTCGTCAATTAGCGAATTAAAG CATGCCTTGACTACTCCTGAAAAGGTTGTCAAGTTTGATCCATATAAAGCCAGCGTTCAAGAATTCTATGTCACAACTTATCAGCCTGTTTATTTCGTATCAGAAAGTTTTGAAGAGGCAAAGCAAAAGATGAG AGATTTTGTAAAGAATATAAAACGCCCATTCTTTGTGCAATATGACCCAGTCACCAGCTCTGTGCGTGTAGTGGATAACCTTTCTTCGGTGCAGTCAGCTGTCCAGCAGTTGTCACGAGATGTCGTTTTTATAATGGACATTTTGCAGGAAATGCAACATACAAGCAATGCATTGTCACAGTTTGAGAATTTGCGCAATATCAAATactga
- the LOC143446228 gene encoding carnitine O-palmitoyltransferase 1, liver isoform-like isoform X2, with protein sequence MAEAHAAVAFSFSVTQEGLNVHISHDALKGVYLSGIRSWRKRFVRFLNRFASGVFPAKFWSLGLLTLILLSGALLGYDVTCGFNAKIHDAFFTSQSFLTWMCSYTITCTLIWLAGVLLIRYLLKLLLSYHGFMFEPHGKISMSTKLWAVCTKILGGSNPQLYSYQASLPRLPVPAIKDTINRYLRSVRPLLCDADYDQMVKLSDEFSVTMASRLQRYLVLKSWWATNYVSDWWEQYVYLAGRGPIMVNSNYYGMDLLYHQPTSKQTSRAASFVHALFAFRSTLDKENIKPIKVNGVVPLCSAQYERIFNTCRLPGVDNDTLHHWMDARHIAVLHQGRWFKVMCYKNGQLLGPKELEEVFETILNNKSAPSPGEENLAALTAGDRIPWAQARNQHFSNGVNKKSLHAIEKSAFVVVLDDEEHNLSEEDCTGLSNYGRSLLHGNCNNRWFDKSFNIVFFANGRLGLNAEHSWADAPIMSHVVEQALGFEYMHLSYDSDGKVSGVATVRPVPPQRLAWSISDECQEVINTSLALARNLADDVHLNVRAFKHFGKGLVKTFKMSPDAFIQAALQLAHLRDKGHFALTYEASMTRLFREGRTETVRSCTSEMVAFARSMEDPNSTDEERHTLLRKAADFHVSQYKEAMIGKGVDRHLFCLYVVSKYLKLESPFLQKVLSEVWELSTSQTPTDQSNYLKVIQNDFFSAGGGFGPVADDGYGVSYIICHENLIMFHISSKSSSSETNSDRFGDNIERAMLDMKDLCEKMKGKAKR encoded by the exons atgGCAGAAGCTCATGCTGCtgttgcattttcattttctgttACACAAGAAGGATTAAACGTTCAT ATCTCCCATGATGCTCTGAAAGGTGTCTATTTATCAGGTATTCGTTCCTGGAGAAAACGCTTTGTTAGATTTTTG AATCGTTTCGCAAGTGGTgtttttccagcaaaattttgGAGCCTTGGTCTTctaactttaattttattaagtGGTGCCCTTCTTGGTTATGATGTGACATGTGGCTTTAATGCAAAAATTCACGATGCATTTTTTACATC ACAATCATTTTTAACCTGGATGTGTTCGTATACAATTACTTGCACGCTTATATGGCTTGCTGGAGTCTTGCTCATACGTTACCTACTTAAGCTACTTCTTTCCTACCATGGATTTATGTTTGAACCTCATGGAAAAATATCTATGTCAACGAAATTATGGGCA GTTTGCACAAAAATTCTGGGAGGATCAAACCCTCAATTGTACAGTTACCAAGCCTCTTTGCCTCGCCTGCCAGTACCTGCCATAAAAGATACCATAAACAGATATCTTCGAAGTGTACGACCTCTTCTGTGTGACGCTGATTATGATCAAATGGTCAAGCTCTCAGATGAATTTTCGGTAACAATGGCTTCTCGTCTTCAACGAtatcttgttttaaagtcctGGTGGGCCACAAACTACGTGTCAGATTG GTGGGAGCAATACGTTTATTTAGCTGGACGTGGGCCCATAATGGTTAACTCCAACTATTATGGCATGGACCTGCTTTACCACCAGCCTACGTCGAAACAAACTTCTCGTGCTGCGAGCTTTGTCCACGCACTTTTTGCTTTTAGAAGCACGTTGGATAAGGAAAACATCAAGCCG ATAAAGGTCAACGGCGTGGTACCACTATGCAGCGCTCAGTATGAGCGGATTTTCAACACTTGTCGATTGCCTGGCGTTGACAATG ACACACTTCATCATTGGATGGATGCTCGTCACATCGCAGTGCTGCACCAAGGTCGCTGGTTTAAAGTGATGTGTTACAAGAATGGACAACTGCTTGGCCCGAAAGAACTcgaagaagtttttgaaacCATTCTCAACAACAAATCTGCGCCTTCGCCCGGTGAGGAAAATCTCGCGGCTTTGACAGCCGGAGATAGGATCCCATGGGCTCAG GCCCGCAaccaacatttttcaaacgGTGTGAACAAAAAGTCGCTCCATGCCATTGAAAAGTCggcttttgttgttgttttggatGACGAAGAGCATAACCTAAGTGAAGAGGACTGCACTGGTTTGTCAAACTACGGACGTTCATTGTTACATGGAAACTGCAACAACAG atgGTTTGACAAATCTTTCAACATAGTCTTCTTTGCAAACGGCCGTTTGGGTCTTAACGCTGAACATTCGTGGGCTGATGCGCCTATCATGAGCCATGTGGTAGAACAGGCACTCGGGTTTGAATATATGCACCTCTCTTACGACAGTGATGGAAAAGTTAGCGGTGTTGCAACTGTCCGCCCTGTTCCACCTCAGCGGCTGGCATGGTCAATTTCTGATGAG TGTCAAGAGGTGATCAACACGAGTTTGGCTTTGGCTCGCAACCTTGCTGACGATGTGCACCTCAACGTTAGAGCCTTTAAACACTTCGGTAAAGGACTGGTTAAAACATTCAAAATGTCCCCGGATGCTTTCATACAGGCAGCGCTACAACTTGCACATCTCAGG GACAAAGGGCATTTCGCTCTGACGTACGAAGCATCGATGACCAGACTATTCCGAGAAGGACGCACTGAAACTGTACGATCATGCACCAGCGAAATGGTTGCTTTTGCGAGGTCAATGGAGGATCCCAATTCCACG GACGAAGAACGTCACACATTGCTCAGAAAAGCAGCCGACTTTCACGTGAGCCAGTACAAGGAGGCGATGATAGGGAAGGGTGTTGACCGGCACTTGTTTTGCTTGTATGTTGTCTCTAAGTACCTTAAACTTGAGTCACCTTTCCTGCAAAAG GTTTTAAGTGAAGTATGGGAGTTATCTACCTCCCAAACTCCCACAGATCAGTCGAATTACCTTAAAGTAatacaaaatgattttttctCTGCCGGGGGCGGTTTTGGTCCG GTGGCTGATGACGGTTATGGTGTTTCCTACATCATCTGCCATGAAAACCTCATCATGTTCCATATTTCTAGTAAATCTTCCTCTTCGGAAACG AATTCTGATCGATTTGGAGACAACATTGAAAGAGCAATGTTGGATATGAAAGACTTATGTGAGAAGATGAAAGGAAAAGCTAAACGCTAA
- the LOC143446228 gene encoding carnitine O-palmitoyltransferase 1, liver isoform-like isoform X3, which yields MAEAHAAVAFSFSVTQEGLNVHISHDALKGVYLSGIRSWRKRFVRFLNRFASGVFPAKFWSLGLLTLILLSGALLGYDVTCGFNAKIHDAFFTSQSFLTWMCSYTITCTLIWLAGVLLIRYLLKLLLSYHGFMFEPHGKISMSTKLWAVCTKILGGSNPQLYSYQASLPRLPVPAIKDTINRYLRSVRPLLCDADYDQMVKLSDEFSVTMASRLQRYLVLKSWWATNYVSDWWEQYVYLAGRGPIMVNSNYYGMDLLYHQPTSKQTSRAASFVHALFAFRSTLDKENIKPIKVNGVVPLCSAQYERIFNTCRLPGVDNDTLHHWMDARHIAVLHQGRWFKVMCYKNGQLLGPKELEEVFETILNNKSAPSPGEENLAALTAGDRIPWAQARNQHFSNGVNKKSLHAIEKSAFVVVLDDEEHNLSEEDCTGLSNYGRSLLHGNCNNRWFDKSFNIVFFANGRLGLNAEHSWADAPIMSHVVEQALGFEYMHLSYDSDGKVSGVATVRPVPPQRLAWSISDECQEVINTSLALARNLADDVHLNVRAFKHFGKGLVKTFKMSPDAFIQAALQLAHLRDKGHFALTYEASMTRLFREGRTETVRSCTSEMVAFARSMEDPNSTDEERHTLLRKAADFHVSQYKEAMIGKGVDRHLFCLYVVSKYLKLESPFLQKVADDGYGVSYIICHENLIMFHISSKSSSSETNSDRFGDNIERAMLDMKDLCEKMKGKAKR from the exons atgGCAGAAGCTCATGCTGCtgttgcattttcattttctgttACACAAGAAGGATTAAACGTTCAT ATCTCCCATGATGCTCTGAAAGGTGTCTATTTATCAGGTATTCGTTCCTGGAGAAAACGCTTTGTTAGATTTTTG AATCGTTTCGCAAGTGGTgtttttccagcaaaattttgGAGCCTTGGTCTTctaactttaattttattaagtGGTGCCCTTCTTGGTTATGATGTGACATGTGGCTTTAATGCAAAAATTCACGATGCATTTTTTACATC ACAATCATTTTTAACCTGGATGTGTTCGTATACAATTACTTGCACGCTTATATGGCTTGCTGGAGTCTTGCTCATACGTTACCTACTTAAGCTACTTCTTTCCTACCATGGATTTATGTTTGAACCTCATGGAAAAATATCTATGTCAACGAAATTATGGGCA GTTTGCACAAAAATTCTGGGAGGATCAAACCCTCAATTGTACAGTTACCAAGCCTCTTTGCCTCGCCTGCCAGTACCTGCCATAAAAGATACCATAAACAGATATCTTCGAAGTGTACGACCTCTTCTGTGTGACGCTGATTATGATCAAATGGTCAAGCTCTCAGATGAATTTTCGGTAACAATGGCTTCTCGTCTTCAACGAtatcttgttttaaagtcctGGTGGGCCACAAACTACGTGTCAGATTG GTGGGAGCAATACGTTTATTTAGCTGGACGTGGGCCCATAATGGTTAACTCCAACTATTATGGCATGGACCTGCTTTACCACCAGCCTACGTCGAAACAAACTTCTCGTGCTGCGAGCTTTGTCCACGCACTTTTTGCTTTTAGAAGCACGTTGGATAAGGAAAACATCAAGCCG ATAAAGGTCAACGGCGTGGTACCACTATGCAGCGCTCAGTATGAGCGGATTTTCAACACTTGTCGATTGCCTGGCGTTGACAATG ACACACTTCATCATTGGATGGATGCTCGTCACATCGCAGTGCTGCACCAAGGTCGCTGGTTTAAAGTGATGTGTTACAAGAATGGACAACTGCTTGGCCCGAAAGAACTcgaagaagtttttgaaacCATTCTCAACAACAAATCTGCGCCTTCGCCCGGTGAGGAAAATCTCGCGGCTTTGACAGCCGGAGATAGGATCCCATGGGCTCAG GCCCGCAaccaacatttttcaaacgGTGTGAACAAAAAGTCGCTCCATGCCATTGAAAAGTCggcttttgttgttgttttggatGACGAAGAGCATAACCTAAGTGAAGAGGACTGCACTGGTTTGTCAAACTACGGACGTTCATTGTTACATGGAAACTGCAACAACAG atgGTTTGACAAATCTTTCAACATAGTCTTCTTTGCAAACGGCCGTTTGGGTCTTAACGCTGAACATTCGTGGGCTGATGCGCCTATCATGAGCCATGTGGTAGAACAGGCACTCGGGTTTGAATATATGCACCTCTCTTACGACAGTGATGGAAAAGTTAGCGGTGTTGCAACTGTCCGCCCTGTTCCACCTCAGCGGCTGGCATGGTCAATTTCTGATGAG TGTCAAGAGGTGATCAACACGAGTTTGGCTTTGGCTCGCAACCTTGCTGACGATGTGCACCTCAACGTTAGAGCCTTTAAACACTTCGGTAAAGGACTGGTTAAAACATTCAAAATGTCCCCGGATGCTTTCATACAGGCAGCGCTACAACTTGCACATCTCAGG GACAAAGGGCATTTCGCTCTGACGTACGAAGCATCGATGACCAGACTATTCCGAGAAGGACGCACTGAAACTGTACGATCATGCACCAGCGAAATGGTTGCTTTTGCGAGGTCAATGGAGGATCCCAATTCCACG GACGAAGAACGTCACACATTGCTCAGAAAAGCAGCCGACTTTCACGTGAGCCAGTACAAGGAGGCGATGATAGGGAAGGGTGTTGACCGGCACTTGTTTTGCTTGTATGTTGTCTCTAAGTACCTTAAACTTGAGTCACCTTTCCTGCAAAAG GTGGCTGATGACGGTTATGGTGTTTCCTACATCATCTGCCATGAAAACCTCATCATGTTCCATATTTCTAGTAAATCTTCCTCTTCGGAAACG AATTCTGATCGATTTGGAGACAACATTGAAAGAGCAATGTTGGATATGAAAGACTTATGTGAGAAGATGAAAGGAAAAGCTAAACGCTAA